DNA sequence from the Urocitellus parryii isolate mUroPar1 chromosome 12, mUroPar1.hap1, whole genome shotgun sequence genome:
CGCCATGCGCTCCGCCATCAACCTGTTGCTGGCCACACTGGCCTTCTCGGACATCATGCTGTCTTTATGCTGCATGCCCTTTACCGCTGTCACCCTCATCACCGTCCACTGGCACTTTGGGGACCATTTCTGCCGGCTCTCTGCGACGCTCTACTGGTTTTTTGTCCTGGAGGGCGTGGCCATCCTGCTCATCATTAGCGTGGACCGCTTTCTCATCATCGTCCAGCGTCAGGACAAGCTGAACCCACGCAGGGCCAAGGTGATCATCGCGGTCTCCTGGGTGCTGTCTTTCTGCATCTCGGTCCCCTCGTTCACGGGCTGGACATTCGTGGAGGTGCCCGCGCGCGCTCCGCAGTGTGTGCTGGGCTACACCGAGTTCCCCGCTGACCGCGCCTACGTGGTGACGCTGGTGGTGGCCGTGTTCTTCGCGCCCTTCGGCGTCATGCTGTGCTCCTACCTGTGCATCCTCAACACGGTGCGGAAGAATGCTGTCCGTGTCCACAACCAGTCCGACAGCCTGGACCTGCGACAGCTGACCAGGGCTGGACTGAGGCGGCTCCAGCGGCAACAACAGGTCAGCGTGGACTTGAGCTTCAAAACCAAGGCCTTCACCACCATCCTGATCCTCTTCGTGGGCTTCTCCCTCTGCTGGCTGCCGCACTCGGTCTACAGCCTCCTCTCGGTGTTCAGCCGGCGTTTTTACTACAGCCCGTCCTTCTACACCACCAGCACCTGCATCCTGTGGCTCAGTTACCTCAAGTCCGTCTTTAACCCCATCGTGTACTGCTGGAGAATCAAAAAATTCCGGGAGGCCTGCTTAGAGTTGCTACCCCAAACTTTCCAAATCCTTCCCAAAGTGCCTGAGCGGATCCAAAGGAGAATCCAGCCTAGCAGAGTCTACGTGTTTAATGAAAACCAGTCTGCAGTGTAGCACAGCCTTGCCGAGCCAGGACCCGCACAGGTTCGGTCCAAGACCCAGTTCCGCATTCCTGGCATTTCAGTCCTCCTCCTTCGCTGGTGACCATTTAAGCACAAAGGCACTCATTTGTTGCCAGATGAGCTGCAGCTCCCAAATTTCAAATTTCAGCCAGGCGAGTTCTTTTTGTTTCCCACGGTTGAAGAATCCTATGTGGTTCTGGTGGGAAGGGTGAGGTAGTCAAGGCAAATGGGGAGTGGGTGGTGGGAGTGTGGGAGTTGGGCAGGAAGTGAGAAGAGAAGGGGGACAGCAGAGGgagccaggcaggaggaggatctGTCTGGGAGCTCAATTCTGCCGTTTGAGCCCCCTGGACCCCTGCCTAAGAGCAACACCATCAGGCCAGATTGTGGGTGGTTGAGAAGCCCACGTAGGGGTCATTCCATGCATTACCATTCACTCCACTGAGGCCAGTGTTCTTCAGGGTTAGTTACCTTTGTGGGTGTAGGGAACCACAGGAGGCTCTTTGCGTTGTTCAGGTGTGCATTTTTGACCATGCCACATCATCCTTTCCAGAAAGAAATCGTGACCATGCCACATCATCCTTTCCAGAAAGAAATCGAAAAGCACTGGGATTCAAAGGAAACCAGGCACTCTTTGAGTTTCCTGGTATGACATGGAGGTTCTCAGTTCAGAGGATGCTCTTGGGCAGTTCAGTTGAAAGGAGACGCCCACCTGGGCACTCATGCCCACCTCCCCACCACACCTGGTCTGCCTGGTCATCGCtcacctcctcccctctccctcatggtccctcccactctccctttattttcatccttcccagtgctggaaaaaaaaatgcctataatCCATCCATGGAGCAAGTATTTGTACTGACTTGCTTTCAGAATCGGGGGCTTTGTTTACATGTTTCCCCTGGACACTCCGGggctccagagcctctgggaggCTCCAGATGCATTCTAATGCTAGAACTGTTGCAGAATAAACAAACCCAACACACTGGCATCCCCCTTGACCTCTGTTCCTCCTACCTCATTCACATCCACTGCTGCTGTCAGACCCACCTGCCAGGGCTGGATCTGGGAGTCTCGAGGGGATCTTTCTTGCACTGTATACTTGGCCACTATGCCCACAGGCCCCCATCCCCACCAGGAGCTTCCAGTGTGGAGAGAGGGGGATTCCCTGGGTTCAGGGACAGCATGGGGTTCTTTGAGCCCTCTTGAGTGCATCAGATCTGAAGACAGTGAGGAATTTAAGGAGAGGTTCAGAAAGTCTGATTCCAGATCTTACTATCAGGGACTAGTCAGGTGACCTTGTTCATCTCACCTCCTtctgtaagcctcagtttccccattttcCAAGTGAAGATGTGGGTCTAGATGACCTCAGACTCTTGGATTCTAAAATGGGTGTTTTTAAACCCACAACCCCAGGTCTTCTATATTCACTTATTCATCCATGCAATgagcatttattaagtgcctactgGATGTGAGGCACTATGGGGGAGCTAGTAATGAATGAGGCATGGGCCATATCCAAAAGCAGTGGTCTGATTGATCTCAGGAGAGTAGCGGCCTAAGAACAGACACTCCATTttcacttcatttatttctttccaaGTTGTATTCAGAGTCCAGCTTCCTATTCCCGCATTCTTCCTATGTTAGTGGTGACAGAGGGCAGGGAAAGAAGGGgaatgaagaggaaaataaaactgacattAAACTCAGCCCAGGGGAAGGTTTGTCAAGAAAATAACTGACACCTATTCCAACCACCCAAGATGGCGGGAGAGATACACAGGCAATGGGCTTGTGGATAAGTAAGCATGGTTGCATCAATCCTGTGTTCCCAGTGCCCCCCACAAGGGCAGGGTTTGCCTTCAGCTCCCAAGGGGTAGGATTTTAGTGGCTAAGAGCACAGCCAGTCCACCAAGGGGACCAAGCCGATAGGTAGATACTTCCTGTCTGGTGGATTTTTCAAGAGAATTTTCTTCAGGAGCCTTGAGCAAAAGAGAAATGACAAAACTGAATGAACGAAGGTACCAAAATTTATATCAATCCACACTATATGATGTATGTTGAAAGTAATATTTATGTTTCAAAgtaataattttgtatatattttaaataaagtattattgCTCTTTCAGTGTATAAGACCATGTTCTTACCAAAATTTGCACCAAGACCATGAGTAGTAAGCCCAGGATCCAATGCCCAATACCCATTTATCAGTCTGTTCAGGCTGCTCTAACAAAACTGGGTAATTTATCaactaaagaaatttattttttataattttggaagCTGGAAAGTCTACAATTAAGGCagcagcagatttggtgtctggtgagggctcacCCTCTGGTTCATAGATGGCAGAAGGGGAAGAATATCTCCCTCAAGTCCCTGTTACGAGGACACTAGTCCAGTTCACGAGGGTGGAGCCCTCACACCTAATCGCCTTCCCAGGGCCCCATCTCTTAGTACTATCTCGATGGTGACTAGATGGCGACATATGAGCATTCTGGCTCTTGcaactcttaagaaaaaaaaaaaaaaaaaaggattccaaGAAGTCTAGAGCCTTCTGGGAACAGTAAAGAAGGATGTCACATAAGATGACAACCCGAGACCATTGGAGCCACAGGAGGCACAAAGAGGTGCTCACACCCCTTTTATCTTTATCAAGACCCTGCTGAACCAGACTTCAATCAGTCAGTCTTCAACACTCGCTTGCGGTTGGCCACTCCACAGTGCTCTCTGGACTTCCTGAATCTTTCCTGAACTTCGATTTCCTAAGATAACTGGTCCCCTTGAAGGAGGCTTCACTGTTTCAAcgattcacttatttttcttctttgttttatccTGTGGTTCACACCAACCCTGGGATCTGTGTCAGGTCAGAGAAGCTTCACGCCTAAATTGTCTCTGAGAGGCTTTGAGGGAGACAGAAACCTGCCGACTACAATAATAAGTAATTCCCCACCCTCAGTAGGTTCCAAGGCCTCTCGGAAGAACCTTAGAAATGAGACAAATACAGTAGTTCCCTGTAGAGGTCCTGGAACTGTCTCCACAGATATCAAAATTTGGAGATGCTcagtcccttatgtaaaatgatGTGCACACCCCCCTACgaactttaaatcatctctaggtggCTTATAATACCAAGACAAGGTAAATGCTCTGTAAATCATCACTATACTGTGTTGTTCAGAGAATGAAGACAAGAGGGGAAGCTCTGTATCTGTTCAGTACACaggaatttctttttctgaatatttccctTTGTGGTTGGTTGAACCCGTGGACACAGAACCTGAGAGTGAGAGGAACCAACTGGGAATCTCAGAAGTGTTATCCTAATTGTGACTACCCCTGCAAATCTGCTACCTTTTCATcttgaatcatggtctctttaGGCAGggtgaaataaaagcaaagtttCCCTAGACAGCCAAGATGGACGAAGAAGTCTAGATCCAGCCCTGCTTTGCTATTCTGAGCCCAGGCTGTGCCTCCCCCTACACAGCTTGCTTCTCTAGGTAGAGCAGACTCAATGCCATCTGCTCCCCTTTCTCAGGCAGTCCCTGGCTAGCCTCCCTGGTCCCTAGTAGTCCTGCCGTGGTGGGGGAGCCCAGCACTCAGGTCTTAGGTCCCCGGGAAACGGATGTGGTGGAAACAAGTGCTCTGAAGGGACAACCGAACCCTAGGGCTGCTTCTCTCTGTGTGACTCGGGGCAAGTCTGCACCCCACCTTCCTGGTCTTTGAAATGGTAGGAATCCTCCCAGACAGGGGCCAGAGTGGAGAATCAACacaggctggaggtgtagctccaCGGCGCGGTGCCtgcttagcacgtgcaaggcactgggtttgatcctcagtactgcaggggaaaggaaaagggaaaggaagtgaaATAATGTGCGGTCCATGGGAGATGCTGAAATTCACAGGCGGTAATTTCTCCAGGTGTACCACCCACCTGCTTCAtagttgaggttttttttttctttttgagggggTAAAGGTGAAAGAATTTGTATCAGAAACAGGCTGTTGAGTTCTTCTGaagtggggggcgggggagaaaAAGCAAATTATTCTGTGGTTAGGGTGTCCTCTGACTCCATTCAGTTCTGACACTGTCGACATGATGTCAGATCCCGCAGGTTGAGTGCTTCGTCCACAGGACGGGCCTGACTTCAGATGTCAGTGGCAAGTAATAGGTTGTCACCTGAAGAGCTATAAATTGGAGATTCCCATGTCTCCCTGCTTGGGTTTGATTAATTTGCTAGATCTCACAGAACTCAGCGGAACACTTCACTTTCTTTCccccatttattttaaagaatatgacaAAGAATACAGATGAGCAGCCAAATGGGAGAGATGCGGAGGGCAGGACACGTGGGGAGGAGCTTCTGTGCCCCCTCCGGAGGTGCCAGCCTGCAGGACGGGGTGGGCTCCCTGGGAGGAGGCAGGCCATATGCACCCGCCCTTTGGGTGTTTATGGAGGCTTCGTTGGATGCATGATGGATGACAACACTGGTCACTGGTGACCAGTCTCCCCTCTCCAGAGGTGAAAGGGTCTGGCTGAAAGTCTTACCCCTGAAATCATGCCATGATCTTTCTGGTGACCAGGCCTGCTCCTGAAGCTGCCCGGAGGGCCCAGATGCAAGTCATCTCATTAGGTACAGATATCCCCCTCCGtgcttttgcttttataattctgtcaaaatgaatcctattgtcatgCCTAACTAAAAAGAGCCAACTAAAAAAGCCCTCTTGTTGCTCTGGCAGTTCCCAGGGTTTTAGGAACTCTGCGTCTGGAACCAAGGATAGAGACCAAGTTTACATTTGTTATGTCACAATATCACGGTCCCTTTCCTCAACCTCAGGTGGCCTGAGGATTTCACAGCGTCCAGTTGACAAGAACACAACATCTACTGAAGCCAGAATTGTAGGCTGGACTTTTAATGGTctagatatgaggtgcccccccaaagctcatgtgtgagacaatgcgaggaagttcagagatgaaatggttgggttatgagagctttaactgAATCAGGACATTAATCCCCTCATAGAGATGAAACTAAGTGGcaaatgtaggcaggtagggtgtcactggaggaggtgggtccctggggcatACCTTTGGGGTATCCATATTTTGCCCTGGTGAGCaggtttctctctgcttcctggtactatgtcctgagatgctttcctctgccacactcttctgccatgatgttctgcctcacctccagcccagagcaatggagttggccgtcTATGAATTGAGACTTCTGACTTCCAAAACCATAAGCACCCAAacttacttttccttctctaattgttcttttgatcacagcagtgaaaaggtgACTAACACAAAGGGCAAGATTTTGCTCAACATCTTTAACTGCCCCAGGTCACTCCATGCAAAATGCTCTTGAACTATGAGCAGGCCCCACGGGGCTGATGAGATGAATGGGTGGAGGGAAGACTGCAACCCCAATCCCACGCCTTCCCCTACCTGCTCTTCTTCAGGCTGTTCCAAGGTCCACAGCATATTTGAGAAtacagggaggcaggagggagattTCAGGGGTGGTCGCTGAGAGGGTAAATGCATAACAAAGTGAGTCAACAACGAAGTGACTTTGAACACACAGAAACAGTGAAGGTCCAGGGCAGCTGGCCAGGTTCTCTGCTCTTTGTTTGTCCAAGACTCAGGCTCCTTTCATCTCGTTTCCCACTATCCCCTGGGGCATCGTCTTCACAGTCAGTTTAGATTATAGCCACCTCTGCATTCCAGAGCAGGAGGGCACAGGCATAAAGAAGCTTGtgcagaaaaaaatcttaaagcaaacttaaaacaaaagcacaTCTAGgttagaaattatgaaaaatatatacaaagtgtGTGCTTGCCAGAAGAAAACTGatggtataaaaaaaaatcaccacatgCTCCTGGTCATTTTTGGTCACATGACCTAGCTGCAAAAGAGACTGGGAGCTGGAGACCCTGGTTGGGCCGTCATGTACCCAGTTACAGTTTCTTATCCTGGAAGAAGAGAAGGATTGGGTGGGCTCCCAGCAAAGTCTGTCAACACAGcatgtaatttaaaaaaccagagaggcctggcacagtggcacacacctgtaatcccagtgctcaggaggctgaggcaggaggattgggagttcaaagccagcctcagcaaaagcaaggcgctaagcaactcagtgagaccctgtctctaaataaaatacaaaatagggctggggatgtggctcagtggttaagagcccctgagttcaatcccagtaaccccaaataagtaaataagaggaCCTAGAACATACACAAATCCTGAAGTCCTAAGTACTAATTCACAACTGATCCTTTATTTATACTTCAATAAGTATATCTCTATCTCCTCAAACAGATGGCTGCCTCCCTTTTATCCCTGGCCTACGTCTGTGGTGAGGAGAAACTTTTGCCCCATGAACTTTTTCAGACACAAAAGATGGAAGACATAAAAACCAAGCTGTTCGAAAATTTGCAGACACCAGGGGATGAACTTtacaaaatcagaagaaaaattacTATTAAAAGAACAAGAATCCTagtgattcgggaggctgaggcaggagaatcgtgaattcaaagccagcctcagcaatggcaaggtgctaagcaactcaatgagaccctgtttccaaatgaaatacaaaaaaatagggctggggatgtggctcagtggttgagtgcccctaagttcaataccCGGTACCCACCTCCCCTTCCAAGAAAACAGTAAGCAAACAACGCAGGTCAACTTTGCCCAAGAATTTGCTTATGTTAAAGGAAAGAGTAATTTCAAAGTCTCAGCTACTGAACAGTGGAGACTGGTGGCCCATGGCAGCATGGAATGGGGCACAGGTCAGACCATggtgatttaaatatttaagaaaagggAGGGCTTGGGGGCCCTTGTTGGAAGGTTAGCAACTGGATTCTATATGAATAAAAAGATGTTTGAAAGCAAGAGCATCAGGCATGAGCCACACTCTGGGCAGGTATCCCAGGTTACTTTTGCAGAGAGTTCAGATTGCCTCCTGCTCTCTGCCCTTCATCCTGCAGGAGTCAAGAACAAGGTGTCTGGGAATAGGAGAGGTGACAGAGATCGCCTTGGTCCAAGAAGGATCAAGTGGGGAGATGCAATATGTATGCTTCTTCGTTGTTTTGGAAGGAATGGGAAGAAAGCCTTATCTGTGTGTAAGAAGGGCTTAGCTGCTACTAGATCTTGACCTTCTGCATTCACAAATCTGAGGGTCCAGATGTGCAAGTTCAGCCCCTAGAGGTGCTTAGGTAAACGTCTGAAGAGCCCCATGGTCCAGTTCATAAGAACAAATTATTTGCTCTGGATCTCCATGTTCTGTGCTGTGGCCTCTGACATCTGCTGGCCTTTTGCCAATCACTCCGGTCTCGGGAAAACCAACCAAActcatttagaatttttaaaaaggaacttgCTGCTCCTTATGCATGGTCCTTCAGGGGAATAAATTTCCCATTTCCTCCCTCATTGAAATGCTGCGGCCATAGTCTCTGATTTCAGGATTTTGTGGCAGAGTCGGGAAGCCTTTGAATGCTGTATTAAATATACCATGAAGAGAGGAGCAGAAGCTCATTGTGAAACACGGTCAAGACTGAACCTATAAAAATGCATAAGGAAAAGTGCAAATCTTAATTTGCCCTCAAGAGTGAACAGAAACAAGGGAGAAACTACCTGGAAATTGAGGCTCCTTCTACCCAAAGCCTCTGTATTATCACTGGGATTTAATGGGTCTCTAAGGGCGCAGCCAGTCTAAGTTACTAGAAAGAAGCTCCCCAGGCAGGgagtcaagaaataaaaacaaccaatTCACTTCTTAGAATTTTTTGAAACCCAAAAGCATAaagaatatgtgatttttttcaaatactttaaaattgtatataaaaatgcatatgttCTTCTGCAAAATTCAGACCCTACTGTGCCACTGATCCTTCTGGGGCCTGGcttctatttctgttttgttttgtgttcacATTTTGAAGTGGCTCCTGGTGGCTGTCGTTTTCTGTTGTGTGGATGTCATGAGATCCAAAATA
Encoded proteins:
- the Gpr45 gene encoding putative G-protein coupled receptor 45 → MACNSTSMETYQHLRLNASNATDAEATPLSAPLRISLAIVMMLMIVVGCLGNTVVCIIVYQRPAMRSAINLLLATLAFSDIMLSLCCMPFTAVTLITVHWHFGDHFCRLSATLYWFFVLEGVAILLIISVDRFLIIVQRQDKLNPRRAKVIIAVSWVLSFCISVPSFTGWTFVEVPARAPQCVLGYTEFPADRAYVVTLVVAVFFAPFGVMLCSYLCILNTVRKNAVRVHNQSDSLDLRQLTRAGLRRLQRQQQVSVDLSFKTKAFTTILILFVGFSLCWLPHSVYSLLSVFSRRFYYSPSFYTTSTCILWLSYLKSVFNPIVYCWRIKKFREACLELLPQTFQILPKVPERIQRRIQPSRVYVFNENQSAV